Within the Cydia pomonella isolate Wapato2018A chromosome 10, ilCydPomo1, whole genome shotgun sequence genome, the region TACCCTAGCGCCGTTCATTTGATTACAAATTCATTAatagtacctattaaaaataatgacggagtgatgaaataaaatatttttttttgagttctGCTGATCTAAATCAGATTATAAGATATCGTTTTGTTGCAAAATGTCCAAATGCTAGGTAACAAATCATAACAAATCCAATCGATTAGAACTATGGCTATAACCATCAATGCACGCATGATAATCGTTTAGGTAATGGCTGGTGATGATTACATTGTTTACCTATGCTGTTGGTTATGTTTATCTTCTCGCTTTGCTGCTAACTACAAAATTCCTACAGGTACCACGGCCCCTTCCTCGGTTTAGACGCAGAGCAGATCGCCGAGGACGTGGAAGCATGGTGGAAGCTACTGTACAAGCTGGGTAAACAGATGTTCGAGTACCCCGGAGCCAAACGGATTGCGGACATGGTGCGGAATAAGGTGGAGAAGTTTAAAGTGTTGCTGCCGGTGCTCTGCGGTATATGCAACAAGGTACCTTAAGTCTTTATTCGTAACTAAAACAATCTCTACTAATTGCtaatttttaattgtgtgttactgaagaaaggcctcaagattgctagccatattttttggcaaccgtattatgaTCTAAAGAAGCACTACAGTCTTTCAAAAACACTGCTATTTGTCAGTTGGCGCAGTTGGGATGAACTAAGAGGGATGATATACTATCGTGGATATCATAGCCCTAAAGTACTTTCTACGTTCCTATAGATTAGATATCTTATCGCTGTTTGAGTGGGCCCTACAAGTATGTGTAAGAACAGCCctgttaaaatgttttttatatacAGCTGCTCAAATGTCTTCAATTCCTAGGGCATGCGTGAACGTCACTGGGCCAAGATCAGCGACCTGATCGGCCAACCCGTAGTCCACGAGCCAGAAACAAGTTTAGCCGACATGGTGGAGCAGGGCGTGCACGTGTTCGCCACGCAGCTCGAGGAGATCGGCCAGTACGCCTCCAAGGAGTACTCGCTGGAGAAGGCTCTCAACAAGATGAAGGAGGAATGGGTGGGCGTCAAATTCGAGGTCATGCCGTACAGGTTGGTTAAGGTTttagtaattgtttaaaaactgaAGCAAATTTACATGCTTTACTTTTCACAGGCTAAGCTCGTGCTTGTTAAAAGTAATGgctaaatgtcattttttattttgctaCAGTTATCAAGTgcaaattgaaaaatatcagGACCTATAAGTTGAACTTTATGGCTGGAGTTTGGTATTAATAACGTTACATTCTGAAAATCTGCATTACAATATACAGATTAGAAAAATTATCAACGTATAGGTACTAAGCTGTAGCAAACTTTGCGAATTGCGAGACGGTTAGCAAAACCGAATTCGGAACGGGAACagattaagaggctgtcaatacctaaagcgcgcacactgtctatttgtatcggagtaaatgagatagcactgtcgcatgttactgggcctcggcaagggaataataagaaaaatatttaaataaaaaaaaaagttgattattagtgtaatattttactcaaccacggtttagatataaatgttttgaaattgtgattttaattgcagacccataagtcaaaacaataaagacatagaaccgtttaattgtgattttaagaccaatctttgcaattattttctatcgagccgatttcgttcaatcatgtatcgagtacaaccacggtctttgaaatataattaatatgaacatatatttttcttacttgactaaaacaaactgtttaagtaacatcaatttcaaggacattgggtgttgacagcctcttaatacgTTGTTAACGTACTACCTAACTTCTTTTGGCAGAGACACAGGGATCGGTATCCTCACCGGCTTGGACGACGTGCAGCAGCAGTTAGATGACCATATCCTCAAGTCGCAGACCATGCGTGGGTCACCTTATGTCAAGGCGTTCGAGGCCGACATGGCCGCGTGGGAGGAGAAGCTCATCAGCATGCAGGATATCTTGGATCAGTGGCTGATGGTGACTGTTTAAGCTTAATCTCTATTACCAGAGATACAGGTGTCAGGAAATACACCGGCCTGGGGGAGAATCAATTTTCAAGATACTTATTTTCTGTCACGACGTCAAAAGTTAGGTATGGtggaggaaattgattctttatcAGTTAacggtttactttacattggacattcttagtacaaccaaatttacttgaacggCAAACTGCTAAATAATCAATTTTCTACACTGCACTAGACGATTTttggttcataattattatgaagTGTTATAGTTAACCTTCAAACAAACCGATCTCACTTATTAAACACATCAAATATTCCTAATacattctcaaaaaaaaaaaacggcaaCACGAATGGTAACTAATgcaaataatgtataaaaatgcCTTCGCAAATCCAAGGGTGTCACTACTACGCGAACTAACTATTATTAATTGATTTattcatgtaaaaaaattacaccgTTACAAAGTACAATAAATACGCCTAACTGGAGTAACCAGTTTGATGGCGCGCCGCGCTCAAATCTCACTGAATATTAAGGTTAATGTTTACATTAAGACTTATCTATTCTATTGttagtaagaaaaaaaatgaaagcaTGCATTTATGTTACAATGATTTCATAATTTATAGAAGTATATATCTATCTTATGATTCTTATGTCAGTATGCAACTGCGTAGTGCGTTGACAGTTTAACGGACAAATGCACCGACGCTGTTCTCAAACTGTATCTTCACGAGCTCGAATAACCGAGGATTCCCTACCTCCTACCCCTCTTCTTTAGTCCTTATTAATTGGGTCTGTATCCTTATGTTCTTCTTATACAAATACCGTTCATGACAAGATCTATCAACTGAGCCCATTTTTCCCAGTGTCAAGCCACCTGGATGTACTTAGAACCCATCTTCTCCTCCGAAGACATCATGCGTCAGATGCCGACCGAAGCCCGCAACTTCCGCGACGTGGACAAAGAATGGCGAGCCATCATGACGGCCACTATGAAGGACCCTATGGTCCTGACGGCTACGGACTTCCCGCAGTTGTTGAAGAAGCTGAAGTACAGCAATTCGTTGCTCGATGATATACAGAGAGGATTGAACGATTATTTGGAGAAGAAGAGATTGTTCTTCCCGAGGTTAGTGGAAGGGTAACGATAGGAATTATAAACACTATAGttgattgttaaccaaggaatgaaatAAGTAGGTGCTTTCACCCGAGTTAGACTCCTGTTGAGCTAAAAGGATCTTTATTTATAGCATCAGGAGTTAAAAGAGACAAATCCAGGTAGAACCGTGTTTTTAGTgctaacctaaaaaaaaatggaatataAAACTCCCAGCGATCGATACGTATTACCTTCAACCCGCTTTATAGACAATGAGCCACTTTCAGAGCTTTTTTTTATCAGCCTGCAAATATAGAATATAGGCATATCTAAAGATCAAAATCAGActcagtaggtatcataatatcATAGTCTAAACGCCTATTGCATTGTTAGATTATATATCTTTTTTGATAAGAGAATAAATGCGTGTAACAGATAATTTTGAACACCTAGCCTGTTTTGCTATTTCTGATGATGACTGTATAGTCGCCAACAGATATATTGGAGATGGccaaagtgctcaaaaatatctaacaaGGACTtttagcgccttgacaatacaggcgtggccgctccaatatatctgatagtGACTGTACGTTCTACTTCTAGATTCTTCTTCCTCTCAAACGACGAGCTGCTCGAGATCCTATCGGAAACCAAGGACCCAATGAAAGTTCAGCCTCACCTCAAAAAATGCTTCGAAGGGATATACACGCTAGAATTCAATGCCGCAAAAGAGATCGTTGGCATGGCTTCCGCTGAGGGCGAGGTGGTGAAACTGTCTTCCAGTATACAGCCTGCTGATGCTAAGGTAAGAAATAAGAAGATCGTTTTATACAGCTTCAACCCTATCGGAGGCGGTTAAGTTAAGTACTTTGTGGCTACActtcggcagggtgttcatcctcacaccctagaacctaaatggtcgcgcaatGTTCGGTTTAAGAGGAtcttcctcccgcggacgctccggctgtggaatgagctacctgctgaggttttcccgagggtctacagtatgaagttcttcaaaaaaggagtgtacagatttttaaagggacggcaacacgcatgtaacacctctggagttgcaggcgtccataggctacggttactgtttaccatcaggcggaccgtatgctttgttgccaccgtcgtggtataaaaaaacttgcGAAATTTGCTGCCTAATTCACCAGACCAGCTGTACCTATTTGAATTACGAAAGGGCATTTCAGAAAAGTGTCGGATACGTGACTGACTCTATTTTTTACACTCCTGATAAAATTAAGATACCGATATTTGGCATGTCAACTTTTGATAATAAATAGCTTTAAATTCAACAGTATATGATACAGATTTCTGCAGGTTACTAAGGTCTGAGCTGTCATACGTGTCACGTGCACGTCCCCGACAAAGTAATGTCTACTTTGTCGGGGACGTGCACGTTTTGGGGAATGACCCCGGTGACAAGTTACGTTCCAGTTACGTCTGCGAAATTTGCTGCCTATTTCAGAAGACTATAACTTATTTGAATTCACTATGTAGGGTAAAAaaataacccccttattcataaacgtctactaaagttaacaagccgctattaatcgtttgtccctttccgacgtattggtgtgatggaaagggacaaacgattattagcggcttgtcaactttagtagacgtttatgaataagggggttaatcattattattagcCATCGTGGAATCTATACTTAGGAAGCACGCTAAACTTGCTAAGGCTTTGGAGACTGTCCAAACTTTTTACCTTGCGGGCATAACCAGGACTACGCTtccttttcttctttttttttggaACCGTAATTGGAAATTTTTGTGCTGGACAATAGTCCAACTTCATCCTTAAGGCTTAGTGAGTTTAGTTATTTCTTAGAAAGCAGCTCGCTGAGCTCTGTGCCGACTGTCAATAGTGTCAATGTtattcaattgttatttttaacaaaaaagtaatcgatgagttcgatcaaaaTAATTAAAGCTTTTGTTCAATAATGGTTACAAATTTTAATGGTGCGTTTAAATCAGGTTTCtaatgaagttactagagagttactgctattcatatttttggcaaccgtataaTGATCtaaaaaaaagcgctacgatttttcaaaaagtcTACTGCCCTGAACGCACTGGACGTTAAACGTGTGGTAATCGTTCCTTTTTCCCAGGGCATGGTGGAACGCTGGCTACAACAGCTCGAGCACCAGATGATCGTGAGCCTCAGGGATGTGGGTTCAGAAGCAGTGAATGCGTATCCGATCACTAAGCGAGAGGAGTGGGTTCTGATCTGGCCTGGACAGATCGTTCAGACTGGCTCTTGTGTGCAATATACTGCTGAGGTATTATAATACTACATCATAAAAGCTactgaatattaaaaagtagtccaataaatagttatagtaGTAATAGTTCATTAAACTTAAGGTAGTATTGGTATTTACATACGGGCAGAAATAAATCAGGCTCTTTTGAGTCCATTAACTTTTATGTTGTAACATTTATCATGTTCTTTTTTGTGATGGACGCAGTTATTGATGTGATAACGACATAACGTCTTTGTCTCTATTATGTCGTTATCCATTCAATACTCGCGTCCATAGTACGTCCTCTGaccttatttaaatattccTCAATTTTCTTTAACAGCATTTTCTGAAATATTCTACTCTTTTAATCCACTTTTTCCtaataaatttttttattaataagagTGTCTGTAGTACCTACAACTgtttttctaacctcaaaaattactaaacaaACATCCTTTACCATTATCAGGCAATAGAAGCGATTCAAACCCACAGTTTGCCAGACATGGTGGCTCGAAGCACTGAGCAGATCAACGGACTGGTATACCTGGTGCAGGGCGACTTGGAGCCAGGAAATAGGGTCACGATTGAAGCGCTCATCGTTATAGATGTGCATGGTAATTTGGATCTTGCTATTTATAGCGATTAATAAATGAAGGTTTTTAAATTAGAGACATATTTACCACAATCAGTACCGTCCAGTAGATATTAAtgattcagcctatatacgtcccactgctgggcacaggcctcctctcatgcgcgagacgGCTCGGACTATAGTCCCCAGTAGATATTATTTCGAGTTAATCTATGGGAAAAAAGTTTAAAGTATATTTCATTCATTTGACTCTTgaaaattaagattaaatttGCGGCAactttaagtattattttaagtgAAAGGAATAGTTATACTCGTATGCCTATattatatgtttgtttttttttccgtcAGGTCGTTCTATCCTGGAAGAAATGGTCGACAAAGGCGTCAGAGATATCGCCGACTTCAACTGGATTTCGCAGCTGCGTTACTACTGGCGTGGAGACAAAGTGACGTGCTCCATGATTACAACAGATGTGGATTATGGGTTCGAGTATCTGGGTAACATCGGAAGACTGGTCGCCACACCACTCACTGACCGCTGCTTCAGGTGACAACAATTTTGGGGGGTCCAACTACTACTGTACAAAATATTTTCCCTTTAATTACTAAAGCTATCGCCCCAATAATAACTTTCTCGCTAGCCTCACCCACTAGAGTTCTGCATCTTTctactgataactttttaagGTACATAATCTTTGTGGAGACGTAGCCTTGTTGCACTTTCCATGCTTGATAATAAAGATACAGAGGATATGGATTGATTTGGTGGTTAAGCAAGGTGACGAGAATAAATCTTACCAAGACGGCTAGGTTACTGGTGTTGACCGAACGTAACCTTTGGTACCTTATGGATATTGACTCAAAGACCTTGAAGTTTCATATTAATGTCCAAACGGTTGAAACGACTACGGCCCTTAGGCAATCGAAAGGTTAAGTCaaaacaatctttttttttccaGGACCCTAATGAGCGCGTTAAAGCTAAACCTTGGCGGAGCGCCCGAAGGTCCAGCTGGCACAGGCAAGACAGAGACCACCAAGGACTTGGCGAAGGCCGTAGCCAAGAAGTGCGTCGTGTTTAACTGTTCCGACGGACTTGACTACAAGGCGCTTGGCAAATTCTTCAAGGTTACTACATAATATACTCTTACCTACAATAGTATCATGTCGCAATAAAACTCATCTTACGTGGACATTCGTTTTTGACTTCAAGCCTTCACTTTGTCATAAAGTACATTATCATTCAAACGACAGCGTCGACAACCTATTGAAGAGAAAACCTATTCAGTCActgatgtaatttttatttcctCTCTCAATAAGTGGTGGGGTTGTATCTATAGGTTCCGGCCTTGAAAACTTTGGGAGTTTGGGAGACACTGGAAGGTTAACATAAATTATCGTGTTACTTATACACccagctgcaaaattgcatagCCACTTCGTCaatgaattaattcataatgAGTCCacgcaattttgcagctcgctatACATGCTCCCTTAATGACTGAGCCATAGTTCACTACTAACATTCATTTCCTTATCTAGGGTCTAGCACAGTCCGGCGCGTGGGCTTGCTTTGATGAGTTCAACCGTATTGAGCTGGAAGTGCTATCCGTGGTGGCGCAACAGATTCTCTCTATTCAGCTGGCGATTTTACGGCACGAGAAGCGGTTCATCTTTGAGGGCACGGAGATCAGCCTCAACCCCTCCTGCTCCGTGTTCATCACCATGAACCCTGGGTGAGTGAACAGAACTTTGTGTAACAGATAATCTGATGTTTATATGGTTTATCCTGTATGAGAAGAGTTGCCTGTGCTTTACTTACGGAGATTTGAGTCAAGTGATTTGAGTGTGAAGTAATACTGTCTTGTGCAACAGATTTTGTCACTAGCTGTCCTTTCTGCACGAGAACAGTTAACTTAACTTTTATAGAAGAATTTGATTAGGTATGTGGCATTTCTACCGTCTAAAAATATTAGCTCAAATGCCTTTAAGTTCTGACTTCTTTTTAGCTTTATTACCACTCGAACCGCCAGTAACTATTTCGAGCCTACTTTAGCCTACTAAATACATGATTTAAGATTTAAATGTTAGATCTACGTATTTTGCAGTCTTTTGCCGTTGTTGCATCGCTTCCATTTGATAACCCATGGACTGAAATCAGAAtataaaaaccaaataaaaattcaaaagctAGAATTTACTCTTTGACTGCAGATTCAGTCCCGCTACTTTTTAAAGGTTCAGCTACCATGTATTTCATGGTTGGCGGCGCGTCCTCGAAGACTAGGTCATGTTCGCGCGCCAAGCTGTCGTACTTGACTTCAAAGACCGTCTCCCAGCCGTCTCTGTCGGCCGCAATCTGGGTCCCGTGCCCTGTCATTAAGGCACCTGTCTTGGGGACGTTTAATTCAGCACACATTAGGCGTctgaaaataaacaaatagcaaaaaataaatatatcataatttcGTATAAAGACATGTTTCAATCAAATATAAGGATCACTGAATAGGTCCAATATGGTGCCAATCCAATATACGATCAATATGGTGACAAAATTTAAGGTGGTGAAACCTAATGGGgcctcgaaacgtctttgattAAGACCAATACCATGTTGTATCGTTGCATACTTAggtattacaaaaataatacattccTTGAAAACATCGGCTTAGAGTGCTTTATCCTTTAATGCACTTGTGTAATTTCAGTGCACACCGATGGTAACCGATATATTAGTATAATACTCACCTcgttttcattctgttattttagaagttccaGGGGGttgggggggcacacattttttcactttggaagtgtctctcacgcaaactgttcagtttagaaaaaaatgatattagaaacctaaatataatttttgaagacctatccatagatataccgccccccccccccccgtatgGGTTGATTTTTTGAGTtccagttctaagtatggggaactcccaaaatttattgttctttttctatttttctgtaaaaatcttaatgcggttcatagaatacatctacttaccaagtttgaacagtatagctcttatagtttcggaaaaaagtggctgtgacataaacggacagacagacggacatgacgaatctataagggttccgttttttgccatttggctacggaaccctaaaaaggacatGACTTACGCAGGGTAGTAATAAAATTGACACTATACAATTTTCCGTGTCATAGTAAAAGAagcattatttttctttataaaatcaTTAATCTTTAAATCATCAAATTTACCTATTGCTTTGTGTACGACTTCGTCCGTCGGGAAGTATTTCAACCTCAACTCCTTGGCCTCGTCAACTCTGTCCGCAGGCAGGTCTTGTATTAACTTCAATGCAGTGCCGTCTTTTCTTTTCTTCTCGAATCTTAGCCACACTTTTTCGGTCATTTATAGAACAGTTTCAAAACTTCATCACTACGTGTTTCGACGATAACGGTCTGAATAAAACTAAATGTCTTATCCCGATATGTCGTCACTACACGCCGAACGTGCTATTAATTATCTATAGGCATACCAATTATCTCAGGCCGTTGGTAACGTAGTTGCATGATAGTGTTCTAGTCATACcagaattattattgtttactaGTTAAGTATCTACTCTCAAGAAAAACATCGCGAAGAAACCAACTCCTATAAGGCCTCTAGTTATTCCTCTAGATAGTTTAGATTGAAAAGAAATGTCTGAATGTTATAGATCAGGCGGTCGCTTTTGTAACCACTAATGCATACGAGAATTTTTGTGTTAGTTTGAGAGTTTAAAGCCTATTTTAGCATCTTGTGCTTCCGTTCCGTGTGATGCCGAAAGTAAGGAataatgaaagaaataaaatctGAATAAGCAAACGACAATAGATATATtcaaatactttatttactactCGCTACTTGTTAGCGGTCCAGCTATCATGTACTTCATGGTTGGTGGTGCGTCCTCGAAGACCAGGTCGTGTTCGCGCGCCAAGTCGTCGTACTTGACCTCGAAGACCGTCTCCCAACCGTCCCTGTCGGCCGCTATCTGGGTCCCGTACCCTGTCATCCACCCTCCTGTTTTGAAGACGCCTAATTCAGCACACTGTAGGCGtctgtaaaataaatgaaatgcaaAAATCAATCATAATTTCGTATAACATGAAGATAAAGTCAGGAACAATATGTCTCAAAATAACGTGGTACATGATACCTAATACCTGATAAAATACAAACACCTATACAGACGTTCTTTACACGTAAAGTGGAGATTACTTTTTCATATTGGGTGGATGTCATCGAGTTTCCAAATATGATACGGGCCCTTGAAAACTATAAACTTAttgttttcattattaaatatactttatgTAGAACCTAGAGATGTTGAACCAATATATCAGTAATATTACCTCATTTTCAAAAACTGCTGTGCTATTCCACACCCCCTGTAACCCGGCATTACCAGTACTGTATCGTCATCTAGATACTCTTTCAGATTCAATTCTTCCACGGGTTTGTACATATCCGAAGTTGCTTTGAAGACTGCGGTCAACTTTTTGGTTTCCTCGCGCCcgtatttctgaaataaatatatggtcAACATAGGTACGATATGTGTCTAGATTTCAATAATTTCACCATTCGTAGCGTAAGAGATGTGCGTaagtatacaaaatattttatctggCTTTCTGGTTTGTGGTATTTATGGATAGATGGAAGTTCCTATGTTAAAATTTTGTTGAGGGAAAGGGTTACAAAGtaaacggacaagtgcgagtcggactcgcccaccgagggttccgtactttttagtatttattgttatagcggcaacagaaatacatcatctgtgaaaatttcaacgaaactatcacggttcataagatatatacagcctggtgacagacggacggacggacggacagcggagttttagcaatagggtcccgttttagggtacggaaccctaaaaattgtacCTTAAAAAATCCTGGACCTTGCTTTGCGTAAATCAATAAGTTATTTTAAAGAGTTCCAGGCAATTAGTTATAAGGTTTCTGTATaagtttatcattttttttgtactattcGGCCCTTAAACAtttaaacaacaacaaaaacgaCATCATGTGTGTTGCGTGAGTTACGAAATTagtgaataaaaatagtaccaacggaataaaaatagtacattcGTAAGCAATACATTCgtacttatttcaaattatatcCTAGTGCTGCAGCTGCTCTCATTGCTAGCGTTTGCgtgacggatctgaaatgtactTATCTACTTATAGGAAGATGCGCGAGATCCGATTAATTTCATACGTTTCGGATCCGGATTACAATCCCTAGTCACAAGCGTAAACTAAACGTAACATAAGTAGGTTTCAGTGTGTCAAGCTATGTTCCGTGCGTTACTTGTGTTATCGTGTTATGATGTCCCGTGTGTTATGGTAAATTTTTTGTGATACATATTTCAGGAATATTGGAAAAATTTACTGGATTATCCTGACAACTCTTTTAAAAAATgtctagtttttttaatacatatctGAGGGCTTGGTTCATGATTTCTTGTGAGCAAGTTTTGAAGATATTTGAAATATCCGGTCTTCTCTCGATACGATCATACTCCAACATAGGTACCTTATTATATTCTCAAGTCAGTACTTTTTATCACTCCTTTTAAAGGCATAAGCAATACTCATGATTTATGCTCCTTCTTATTTCAATAAGCCAGCCGGACAAACCTTTATCATTTCCAAGATCTGATCCCAGTTGAAATCTTCGTTGACGAGTGAGACACTTGAGACCCCCAATATGTCTCCAACATCCTCCCCGTTGTCTTCACAGCAGATGACAGTGCTACGCCTTGGGTCTTGCTTTAACATattcaaatattctttatacgcCTCGACTGCCTCTGGATTCTTTGTGATACCTAGGAGAAAGGAACTCTATTAGTTACGCAAAAATGTTTCTAAGTGCTTATTTTGTCCTAATCCGTCTATTCTGTAAAAGGTAAAGGTGCTAAGGTAGGTGGTAGGTGTAAGGTAAAGGCTATTGGGTACAGTTAGTAACGAGGTAGTACTCTGAAGAACCATTGCTGCGGCTTAACTGCTATGTTAAAACAGAgaagacttcgctggctcggtcacgtTCACGAGCCGGCACCAACGGTTGGGAGAAACGCGCCAAAATGAGACCGGAATGGCATCCGAACATTAAAATCGGCACATCCAAACATGACGATGACTGGCTGGAGAAGCTTAAGCAGAAACGTCTTCGTCGTGCTCTACCACTTCCTGCGGACTCGCGTTTTGCGTGTGATCGATGTGGCAAGAAGTGCCGCGCtgctataggactttatagcCATCAACCGCAACAAACATCTACATCAACAGATGATGTggccaatatatatatatgatgatgatgaatggtaggttttttgtttgccgcgatatctattgtcgagtagcagtactgagagttccgctactcggtGCTacatgtcgactgcgaatataataatcattttggtaccaaaactgacgtatggagtgagcactctattacttcttatttctctatgacaatACTTATATAAAGACTATTTCTCTGATTCGAAAACAATGAACCATTGCCTGTAatcacaaaataatttaaaaacataggtaacaataatattttgaaatcaaGCCCTCTCCAAACGTCACCGATAAGCGGTTCTTAGATCCTCACGGTCGCCGGACACTTGcgaacagggggcctaccgccaaAACCGAAATTcccaaattgcggggatctttctcttttactctcactaacatataattagagtgacagagaaaaatgcccgcaattgacgaaattcgattttcgcggttatagcccaggagCCGGTCAACAGTTGCTACCACCGATAGAACAGTAGTTATCCGTTATACGAAATATCAGTAGCGGCactcaaaaatatgaaatgttggCAATAGTATATggtcaaataaaatacaatagacAAAACGTGACATACTTAAGTAATGAAGCCCTTAATATTATACTACCCGATATGTAGGTACCTGCctattctataaaatatttgtagatCAAAATACAATTAGGATTCAGAATTGAGGTTGTGATGATTTATTTGGTTCTTAAGTAGAAGAAATCAGAAATTGAGAATACTTAttgtaatagagtgctcactccatacatcttcttcttcctcgcgttgtcccggcattttgccacggctcatgggaacctggggtccgcttgacaactaatcccaagatttggcgtaggcactagtttttacgaaagcgattgccatctgaccttccaacccagagggtaaactaggccttgttgggattagtccggtttcctcacgatgttttccttctccgaaaagcgactggtaaatatcaaatgatatttcgtacataagttccgaaaaactcattggt harbors:
- the LOC133522328 gene encoding uncharacterized protein LOC133522328, with translation MKTRRLMCAELNVPKTGALMTGHGTQIAADRDGWETVFEVKYDSLAREHDLVFEDAPPTMKYMVAEPLKSSGTESAVKE
- the LOC133522326 gene encoding uncharacterized protein LOC133522326, with amino-acid sequence MTEKVWLRFETKTKEGTALKLRIQDLPPERVDEAMELRLKHFAADEVVHKAAGITKNPEAVEAYKEYLNMLKQDPRRSTVICCEDNGEDVGDILGVSSVSLVNEDFNWDQILEMIKKYGREETKKLTAVFKATSDMYKPVEELNLKEYLDDDTVLVMPGYRGCGIAQQFLKMRRLQCAELGVFKTGGWMTGYGTQIAADRDGWETVFEVKYDDLAREHDLVFEDAPPTMKYMIAGPLTSSE